A window of [Ruminococcus] lactaris ATCC 29176 genomic DNA:
CATGTGGGCTTAGACCTTTTGACTCTGGCATCTTCTTATTGTTGATAATACTCATTTACACCAGACACAATTCCCTCAACCATCTTTTGACGATATGCACTGTCTGCCATATTCAGATCATCCTGCTGATTGGTCATAAATCCCATTTCCAATATGATGACCGGAATTTTGCTCCAGTTAATCCCGGTCATTGTATCATTCACCTGAATTCCCTGGTTTGCCATTCCGGTCGCTGCACAATAATTGTCCAGGACATCCTGTGCTAATCGATTACTTTCATCATACAGATTTCCAACATAAGGATTCCCTGCAGATCCGATTAAAACCAATGCTCCATTTGCCGAACTATTTTCACTTCCATTCGCATGAATCCGGATTGCAATATCTGCACCCGCATCATTTGCCATGGTTGCTCTCTCCGCATTGCTGATTGCAGTTTCATTATCTTCTCTTGTCATGATCACATCATATCCTTCGTTCTGCAATGCCTCCCGAAGCATTAATGATATAGCAAGATTCAATTCGTATTCCGCTATGCCGGAATACCTTCCGCTTGTTCCTCCGGTAGCCTTTGCTTTCATAACATTGCTCCCAGGAGCATTAGGCTCTTTCGCACTCATATCCACATCCGGAGCCTGATGCCCTGGGTCAATCGCAATCAAAATTCCTTTCTTTTCCGGAATGTCTTCATTTTGAGTCGCCTCATCCATTCCTGAAACCGTCTCTTCTGAATCGGACGCTGAATTTTCTTTTTCCTTGGGCAATTCCAGCACCAGATCCGGTGCAGCTTCTTTTGCTTTTTCCTTTTTTCCACATGCACACATACCAAAAATCAGCATGAATACCATACAGCCACACACTAGCTTTTTACATTTCATAATAGACCCTACTCATATTTTTTTATCGTCTCAATATTCGCTTTTTCTGTCTCTGACAACATTGATTCACTGAAATCTTCCGGACGAATCGTTCCTCTGTACCAGGATTTTGAATTAAAATAATCCTGAAGTTCCTGATCATCAAACATTCTTCCATGACGGGCAAAAATTTCATTTCTCGCCAGTCGAAGTTCACTTTTTGACAATCCACTTACTTCACTGTCTGCCAATATTCTTTTACTGCTATCCGGAAGTATATAATTATCTGTCTTTTCTTCTGCTTCCGCCTCTTCTTTCGTCTCCTCTTCTTTCTCAGAGTCCTCTTTTTTTGCTTTATCAGCGTCTTCTTTCTTTTTCTTACTTTCTTTTTCTTCTTTAATTTTTTTATTCGTGCTTTGATTTAATTCTGTCTTCAATTCATTACTGACAGAATTATCTGACGATGTATCTGTTCTATGGTTCAAAAGAAACCATGCTGCAACTCCTGCCGTAATCAGAAGACATACTGCAATAATTATTGCAATAATCACCGGCACAGAACTGGAAGAAGATTTTCCTTTCCGTTCTTCTTCCATATCAAAATCGTCTTCATATAATGACATTTTCGGCATTTCTGTCGTATGCTGATAGGTATTTCCTCTTGGCTCTATCTTTCGTCCACATGAAGCACAGAACATAGAATCGTCATCCGTTATATGATTACAATACGGGCATCTCATCTCTTACATTCCTTTCATCAGCTTCTTAACTTTTATGCAACCGGCGTTCCGCATTTCGTACAGAATTTTTGTCCTTCCTCTAATGCAGCCCCACAGCTACGGCATGTCAAACTCTGCATATGCTGTACCGGAGCTGCCGGTTCCTCCCCCACTTTTGTACCACATACTGTACAGAATTTTTGTCCTTCTTCTAATACAGCTCCACATTTCACACAGGTCGGCACGGTCACTTCCGGAATATGTACTTCTTCATATGGTGGAGTTACCGGTTCTTCATATGCCGGGGCGGCCGGTTCCTCATATACCGGAGCTGCCGGTTCTTCCT
This region includes:
- a CDS encoding N-acetylmuramoyl-L-alanine amidase family protein, with amino-acid sequence MKCKKLVCGCMVFMLIFGMCACGKKEKAKEAAPDLVLELPKEKENSASDSEETVSGMDEATQNEDIPEKKGILIAIDPGHQAPDVDMSAKEPNAPGSNVMKAKATGGTSGRYSGIAEYELNLAISLMLREALQNEGYDVIMTREDNETAISNAERATMANDAGADIAIRIHANGSENSSANGALVLIGSAGNPYVGNLYDESNRLAQDVLDNYCAATGMANQGIQVNDTMTGINWSKIPVIILEMGFMTNQQDDLNMADSAYRQKMVEGIVSGVNEYYQQ
- a CDS encoding YARHG domain-containing protein; this encodes MRCPYCNHITDDDSMFCASCGRKIEPRGNTYQHTTEMPKMSLYEDDFDMEEERKGKSSSSSVPVIIAIIIAVCLLITAGVAAWFLLNHRTDTSSDNSVSNELKTELNQSTNKKIKEEKESKKKKEDADKAKKEDSEKEEETKEEAEAEEKTDNYILPDSSKRILADSEVSGLSKSELRLARNEIFARHGRMFDDQELQDYFNSKSWYRGTIRPEDFSESMLSETEKANIETIKKYE